A genomic stretch from Bifidobacterium sp. ESL0769 includes:
- the adhE gene encoding bifunctional acetaldehyde-CoA/alcohol dehydrogenase yields MKTETNEKPDVKCEVDQLVARGVEALNQFEKLNQEQVDRIVAKASVAALNKHLVLADMAVRETGRGLVEDKATKNIFACEHVTHYLAGQKTVGIIREDDVMGIDEVAEPVGVVAGVTPVTNPTSTTIFKSLIALKTRCPIVFGFHPFAQKCSVEAARIVRDAAVAAGAPKDCIQWIEHPSVEATGALMTHPDIATILATGGPGMVKAAYSSGKPALGVGAGNAPAYVDKNVDVKRVANDLVLSKHFDYGMICATEQGIIAHTDVYDRLADELKRRKAYFVNADEKAKLEQYMFGCTAYSGGKPKLNSVVPGKSPQYIAREAGFTVPDDATILVAECKEVGEQEPLTLEKLCPVHAMMRFETEEQGFRICEGMLKFGAGHTAVIHSDDEDLVKRYGLRMHACRIVWNQPSALGGIGDIYNAIAPSLTLGCGSYGGNSVSGNVQAVNLLNIKRIARRNNNMQWFKVPPKTYFEPNAIRYLRDMYNIRRVVIVCDKVMEQLGVVDKVIDQLRSRPEPVTFRTIDYIEPEPSVETVERGAAMMRDEFRPDTIIAVGGGSPMDAAKIMWLLYEHPEISFDDVREKFFDIRKRAFRIPPLGSKAKLVCIPTSSGTGSEVTPFAVITDHKTGYKYPITDYALTPSVAIVDPVLARTQPKALASNTGFDALTHCMESYVSVYSNDFTDGMALHAAKLIWDNLETSVCAEPGEAKKQAQEKMHNAATMAGMAFGSAFLGMCHGMAHTIGALCDVAHGHTNAILLPYVIRYNGSIPQEPTSWPKYDKYVAPERYQEFARVLGIDPGKSAEEGVENLALAVEDYRDNKLHMDSSFQQCGVDETYFWSILDQIGMRAYEDQCTPANPRIPQIEDMKDIAIGAYYGVSQAEGHARRLEREASEIDEVVVVEK; encoded by the coding sequence ATGAAAACCGAAACGAACGAAAAGCCGGACGTCAAGTGCGAGGTGGACCAGCTGGTCGCCCGTGGCGTCGAGGCGCTGAACCAATTCGAAAAACTCAACCAGGAGCAGGTCGACCGCATCGTCGCCAAGGCGTCGGTCGCCGCGCTCAACAAGCACTTGGTACTGGCCGATATGGCCGTGCGTGAGACGGGTCGCGGCCTGGTCGAGGACAAGGCCACCAAGAACATCTTCGCCTGCGAGCACGTCACCCATTACCTCGCCGGGCAGAAGACGGTCGGCATCATCCGCGAGGACGACGTGATGGGCATCGACGAGGTGGCGGAACCGGTCGGCGTCGTTGCCGGCGTCACCCCGGTCACCAACCCGACTTCCACAACGATTTTCAAGTCTCTGATTGCGTTGAAGACCCGCTGCCCGATTGTTTTCGGCTTCCACCCGTTTGCCCAGAAATGCTCGGTTGAGGCCGCACGCATCGTGCGTGACGCTGCGGTCGCGGCCGGTGCTCCCAAAGATTGCATCCAGTGGATCGAACATCCTTCGGTCGAAGCCACAGGTGCGCTGATGACCCATCCCGACATTGCTACGATCCTTGCCACTGGAGGCCCCGGCATGGTCAAGGCCGCGTATTCCTCCGGCAAGCCTGCGCTCGGCGTGGGCGCCGGCAATGCCCCTGCCTACGTCGACAAGAATGTCGATGTCAAGCGCGTTGCCAACGACTTGGTGCTCTCCAAGCATTTCGATTACGGCATGATCTGCGCCACCGAGCAGGGCATCATCGCCCACACCGATGTCTACGACCGCCTTGCAGACGAACTGAAGCGCCGAAAGGCCTACTTCGTCAACGCCGATGAAAAGGCCAAGCTCGAGCAGTACATGTTCGGCTGCACCGCCTATTCCGGCGGCAAGCCGAAGCTCAACTCCGTGGTTCCCGGCAAGTCTCCGCAATATATTGCGCGAGAAGCCGGCTTCACCGTCCCGGATGACGCGACGATTCTGGTCGCCGAGTGCAAGGAAGTGGGGGAGCAGGAGCCGCTGACGCTCGAGAAGCTTTGCCCAGTCCACGCCATGATGCGTTTCGAGACCGAGGAGCAGGGCTTCAGGATATGCGAGGGCATGCTCAAGTTCGGCGCCGGCCACACCGCCGTCATCCATTCCGACGATGAGGATCTCGTGAAGCGCTACGGTTTGCGCATGCACGCCTGCCGCATCGTTTGGAACCAGCCTTCCGCACTCGGCGGCATTGGCGACATCTACAACGCCATCGCCCCGTCCCTGACGCTCGGCTGCGGTTCGTACGGTGGCAATTCCGTCTCCGGTAATGTTCAGGCCGTCAATCTTTTGAATATCAAGCGCATCGCTCGAAGGAACAACAATATGCAATGGTTCAAAGTTCCGCCGAAGACCTATTTCGAGCCCAACGCCATCCGTTACCTGCGCGATATGTACAATATTCGCCGCGTGGTCATCGTCTGCGACAAGGTGATGGAACAGCTTGGCGTGGTCGACAAGGTCATCGACCAGCTGCGCAGCCGTCCTGAGCCCGTCACGTTCCGTACCATCGATTACATCGAGCCGGAGCCGTCGGTTGAGACCGTTGAGCGCGGGGCTGCCATGATGCGCGACGAGTTTCGCCCCGACACCATCATCGCGGTGGGAGGCGGTTCGCCGATGGATGCGGCCAAGATCATGTGGCTCTTGTACGAACACCCGGAAATCTCCTTCGACGACGTGCGCGAGAAGTTCTTCGACATCCGCAAGCGCGCCTTCCGCATCCCGCCTCTGGGAAGCAAGGCCAAGCTGGTGTGCATCCCGACGTCTTCCGGCACCGGTTCCGAGGTCACGCCGTTCGCGGTGATCACCGACCACAAGACCGGCTACAAGTACCCGATCACCGATTACGCATTGACCCCGTCCGTCGCCATCGTCGACCCGGTCCTCGCCCGTACCCAGCCTAAGGCGCTGGCCAGCAACACTGGCTTCGACGCGCTGACGCACTGCATGGAGTCCTACGTTTCCGTCTATTCCAACGATTTCACCGATGGCATGGCCCTGCACGCTGCCAAACTCATCTGGGACAACCTCGAAACCTCTGTGTGTGCGGAACCTGGAGAAGCTAAGAAGCAGGCGCAAGAGAAAATGCACAACGCGGCCACGATGGCCGGCATGGCCTTCGGTTCCGCATTCCTCGGGATGTGCCACGGCATGGCCCACACCATCGGTGCGCTGTGCGACGTGGCCCACGGCCACACCAACGCGATTCTGTTGCCCTACGTCATCCGTTACAACGGCTCGATTCCACAGGAACCGACAAGCTGGCCGAAGTACGACAAATACGTTGCGCCGGAGCGTTATCAGGAATTTGCCCGTGTGCTCGGCATCGACCCGGGCAAGAGCGCGGAGGAAGGCGTGGAGAACCTTGCGCTCGCGGTGGAGGATTACCGCGACAACAAGCTCCACATGGATTCCAGCTTCCAGCAGTGCGGTGTCGACGAGACCTATTTCTGGAGCATTCTCGACCAGATCGGCATGCGTGCCTACGAGGACCAGTGCACTCCTGCGAACCCGCGTATCCCGCAGATCGAGGATATGAAAGACATCGCCATCGGTGCCTACTATGGCGTCTCCCAGGCCGAAGGCCACGCCCGTCGTCTCGAGCGTGAGGCGAGTGAGATCGACGAGGTAGTGGTAGTGGAGAAGTAA